Proteins from one Chitinophaga oryzae genomic window:
- a CDS encoding AAA family ATPase produces the protein MKTMVNNQIDITDGEYFAPKGVYTFHFNSIPNINNIYDIDGEKAAAAFVKTFEKMILHTYRYTDYDTKKKKYKHAQTVMVLSNNSVVAFWHSWVEILHDGADTAFVSKVTETATRYKEKQRREPHEINLIVSGRKGLELKSMEIKRTKLDIGLFYEDDFREVDKVIQQRLRKDKDKGIVLLHGIPGTGKTTYLRYLIGKIKKRILFVSPDLAHNIMNPEFMELLIDNPNCVVIIEDAENVIMDRKFSGNSSVSNLLNLSDGLLADCLNIQLVCSFNSDLSAIDSALLRKGRLISKYEFKKLSPAKAQRLSKHLGFDTVISKPMSVAEIANQHEPSFEAPKNVIGFRRTLLEETV, from the coding sequence ATGAAAACAATGGTCAATAACCAGATAGATATCACCGATGGAGAATACTTTGCACCCAAAGGGGTGTATACGTTTCATTTTAACAGTATACCCAACATCAATAATATCTACGATATAGACGGAGAAAAAGCAGCGGCGGCGTTTGTAAAGACTTTTGAAAAAATGATACTGCATACCTACCGCTACACCGACTACGATACTAAAAAGAAAAAGTATAAGCATGCCCAAACGGTGATGGTGCTCAGCAACAACAGCGTAGTGGCCTTCTGGCATTCCTGGGTGGAAATACTGCACGATGGTGCGGATACCGCTTTTGTCTCAAAAGTAACTGAAACGGCTACACGCTATAAGGAAAAACAACGCCGCGAACCGCATGAGATCAACCTGATCGTGAGCGGGCGTAAAGGGCTGGAGCTGAAGAGCATGGAGATCAAACGCACGAAGCTGGACATCGGGCTGTTTTATGAAGATGATTTCCGTGAGGTGGACAAGGTGATACAGCAACGGCTGCGTAAGGATAAAGACAAGGGCATCGTGCTGCTGCACGGTATTCCTGGAACCGGTAAGACAACCTACCTGCGTTATCTCATCGGTAAAATTAAAAAGCGCATCCTGTTTGTATCGCCCGACCTGGCACACAATATCATGAATCCCGAATTCATGGAACTGCTGATAGATAACCCCAACTGCGTGGTAATTATCGAAGATGCAGAAAACGTGATCATGGACAGGAAGTTCAGCGGCAATTCATCGGTATCCAATCTGCTCAACCTGTCCGACGGACTGCTGGCAGACTGCCTGAATATACAGCTGGTGTGCTCTTTCAACAGCGATCTGTCTGCTATTGACAGTGCGCTGCTGCGCAAAGGAAGACTGATCTCCAAGTATGAGTTCAAAAAGCTTTCGCCGGCGAAAGCGCAGCGCCTGTCCAAACATTTGGGCTTCGACACCGTGATCAGCAAACCCATGAGTGTTGCTGAAATAGCCAACCAGCATGAGCCATCCTTTGAAGCGCCGAAAAACGTGATCGGCTTCAGAAGGACCCTGCTGGAAGAAACCGTATAA